The genomic region ACTGCTCACCAACATCCGGTTCTGGATCCTCGCGTTCCTGCTCTGCTGGATCACCACCGTGTTCGTGCTGATCTCCGGAACGCCCTGACGTGCACCGGCGGCTGCGCAACCTGCGCTTCTGGATCCTGGTGTTCGCCGTCAGCTGGCTCACGATGGTGGTCATCTCCATCGCGAGCTGGCCGGAACCCGGTGAGGACACACCGGAGGAGCTGGCCGCGCAGGTGACGAAGGCGTTGCGCGCCAACGACTTCCACCAGCTGGAGCCGTTGCTCGCGGTCGGCGGCGAGGACGTCGCGAAGTCGACCGTCGAGCACTTCTCCACCACGCGCGTGGACGGCGGCTTCTACCGCGACGGCGCCGTCGTCGTGCAGTACACCCGCGACGGCACGCGGTCGGAGTTCAAAGCGCCCGTGCAGGAGCAGGACGGCCGGTACGTGGTGAACCTGGTGGTCACTCCCACGGGGTGACGTCCCAGGTGAAGGGGATGCCGTGGCCCACGCCGACACCGAGGCACAGCGAGATCCCGGCCGGCCAGATCTTGAGCATCAGCGCGAACCTGTAGTCGATCTCCCGGCGCGGCTCGAACACCAGCAGCGCCAACGGGGTCGTCGGCGTGGCCTTCGCGGCGGCGTCGGCGAGCACCGCCCTGCCCATCGCCCGGTCGGCCGGTGAGACGTACTGCCACACCACCGAGTGCCACACGACGGTGAGCACGTCGCGTTCGGCGCGGGCGAGGTGCTTCGCGAGCCATTCCGGCCCCGCCGCCCGGTCGACCTTCACCGGGTCGGCCGCCGCCAGGTCGAGCGCGTCCCGCAGGCGGTTCCAGCGGTTGAGCTGGTCCGCCCAGACGAACGAGCTCAGGTGCAGCCGCCCGTCCTCTGTGGACACGTCGACCGGCTGGAGGTCGCAGCCGGCCCTGCCGACGACGCGCAGCCGGTGGGTGAGGTCGGCGGGCGGCCGTCCGGTCCACTCCGGGTCGAGGACGAGGGTGCTGCCGGGATCGCCGAGCGTCGTGCCGTCGTCGAGCCGGTAGGCGACGTGGTGCGGCCGCAGGTTGAGCCCGCCGCTCGCGCCGACCTCCAGCAACCGCACGCAGAACGGCACCTGCCTGCCCGCGGCCTTCGCGGCCTCCTGCGCGGCGACGAGCAGCCCGCCGTAGAGGGGCGCGCACCGGCCGGGTTCGTTGGTCTGCACGACCGTGGCGCCGATGCGGTGCCGGAGCAGGGCGGTGTACTCGTTGAGGGCGGGCAGCGCGTCCTCCCACAGCCGCGGCAGGTCGGGCTGGCCGCCGACGGAGGGGTAGTGCTTCGCGAGCGCGGGCGCCCGCCCTTCGAGCACGAGCCGGTGCACGGCGCCCGCGAACCGCAGACCGGGCACGCTGCCCTCCCGGTCGCGTTCGGCGCCCGCCATGATCCGCGCCGTCACGCCGCCTCTGGAGAGGTCGTCGGCGGCGTCGGCCAGGAGTCGCTGGGTCAGCGGACTGCGGTCGCGGCAGCCGTGAGCGGCCGCGGCGAACAGCTCGGCAAGCACGGTGTTGACGCTAGTGGCAGCGCTGTCCCGCGTCATCCGGAGCGGGCCTCATTACGCTGCTGGAATGGTTCGAGTGCTCGCGGTGGCGGACGAGGTCGTCGAACAGCTGTGGACTGATCAGGTGCACGCCCACTCCGGCGTGGACCTGGTCCTCGCGGCCGGCGACCTGCCGTTCGACTACCTGGAGTTCCTGGCCAACGCCCTGGACAAGCCGCTCGTGTTCGTCCCCGGCAACCACGACGCCGACCTCTCCGGCTACTCGAACGTCCGCGGCCTGTGGACCAAGGCGGGCGTCCCGGTCCGCTGGCCAGGACCAACCGGTGCGGTGAACGCGGACGAACGCGTGGTCGACGTCGCCGGCCTGCGCATCGCGGGCCTCGGTGGCTCGATCCGCTACAACAAGGGCCCCAACCAGTGGACGGAACGGCAGCAGGCCCGCCGCGCCCGCCGGGTCTCCAGGCTGGCCGGCTGGCGCAGGCTGCGCGACGGACGTGGCGTGGACGTGCTGCTGACCCACTCACCACCGCTCGACTGCGGCGACGAGCCCGACGCACCCCACCGCGGCTTCGGGTGCCTGCACGACCTGGTCTCCCGCCTGCGACCACCGTTCCTGCTGCACGGCCACATCCACCCGCACGGCGTCCCACGCCCGGATCGCGCATTGGGCGACACCCGCGTGGTGAACGTCGTCGGATTCAAGGTCCTCACCATCCCGGGAGCGCACGATGAGACGTGACACCGGCTTCCCCCTCGCCGACGCCGAGAACGACTTCACCCGAGCCCGCCGCGGCCAGGTGATGTCCCGCCTGGCCGCCTGGCTGCGCCGCGAGCCGGACGACGTGAACATCATGCTGCCGTTCCACGAGGTCGTGGACGCCCTCGGCATGGTCTCCGAAAAACGCCTCGGCCTGCAGAACATCCGCCTCGACTCGATCGTCGGCAGCGTCGACCGCGGCCGCGACTTCGACCGCCGCTTCCGCCCCACCTCCGGCCGCGTCCGCGAACGCTGGCAACGCCTGGCCCTGGCCACCCGCCGCGGCGAGTCCATCCCGCCGATCGAGGTCTACCGCATCGGTGAGCTGCACTTCATCATCGACGGCCACCACCGCGTGTCCGTCGCCCACGCACTCGGCCTGACCACCATCGACGCCTACGTGACGCAGGTGATCACGCGGATCAACGCGGCCGGCATCCGCTACCGCGGCGACCTGATCGTGAAGGACTACCGCCGCCTCTTCCTCGACCGCGTGCCCCTGGTCGGCGAGGCACGGGCCGCCGTCGTGCTGTCCGACCCGTGGGACTACGCCGAGCTGGGCGAGTGCGTCGAGGCGTGGGGGTTCCGGCTGTCGCAGGACGAGCGGGTGTTCCTGGACCGCGGTGTGGTGGCGCGGCGGTGGTACGCGGAGGAGTACCGGCCGGTGGTGGCGATGCTGCGGCAGGCGGACATGGTCGGGGACCGGACGGAGGCCGAGGCGTACCTGTGGGTGGCGGCGGAGAGGTACCGGCTGATCAGGACGCACCGGTGGGACGCGGAGGTGATCAACGCGGTGCGGGCGGAGAGTGGGGTGCAGCGGCGGGCGGACCGGGGTTAGGGCTCTGGGGCGGCCGGGATGAGGGCGTGGCGGGGGACGAGGCCGTGGCCGTGGCCGGGGACGAGGCGCGGTCAGGGCTGAACACGCCACGATCGGATGCCCCGCCGGAAAGTCGGTCGCACCGCCCCGCCGACCGCCGTTAGCGTGCGGCCGTGACTGATCTTGAGACTGCTCGCCTGGCGCTGCGCCCCTGGACCGCCCTCGACGTGAAGCAGGTCGTCGCCGGCGACCGTCAGCCGTCGTGGGCCGCGGACTTCCCCGCCGAGGGCGACACGGTGATCGCCGGGGTGCTGGCGGAGAACCCGGCGTGGCTGTCGCCGTTCGGGCACCGGCTGATCATCGAGCGGGCGAGCGGCGAGGTCGTGGGGTCGCTGGGGCTGTTCTGGCCACCGATGGACGGGTGTGTGGAGATCGGGTACGGCGTGGTGCCGTCGCGGCAAGGGCTCGGGTACGCGGCTGAGGCGGCTGCGGCGCTGGCCGAGTTCGCGTTGACGTCGGACGACGTGCACACCGTGCACGCGAGCGTCGAACAGACGAACCCGGCGTCGGCTCGGGTGTTGGAGAAGGCCGGGTTCGAGCGGTTCGGGGAGACCGACGAGCTGTTCAGCTACCGGCGCGGGCCGGGGACGCCGAGCTGACCCACCGGCGCTCCCCTGCGCCCGCGTCACCGCTCAACACGGCTGGGCCCGGCGGTCTGTTGCAGTTGCTCCTTCCGCGCGCCGCTCAGCGCGGCGCCACCCGTGGGCCGTCCGCGTCCGGCAGCGGGCGGGCCTGGTCCAGCACCTCGTCGGTGTACTTGTCGAGCAGGCGCGTGCCGATCTGTTGCGCGTACCCGAAGATGACCGCCCACAGCAGCAGCGCGGCGGCCGACGGGATGCCGATCAGGCCGCTCGTCACGCCCGCTCCCAGGGCCAGGATGCCGACCACCGCCAGTGCCGCGCCGAGCATGATCTTGATCAGCGCCTGGTAGCCGATCATCACGTACGGCGAGAGCGATGGCCGGCGGCGTAAGAGCAGGACCACCGCCGCGAGCACGGCACCGAACGCGCCGAGCACCTGCACGAGCCAGACGTCCACCCCGGACGCCTTCGCCGTGCCGCCGGGACAGACCGTCGGCAGCGCGTTCTCCTTGGGGTCGACGCACAACGGGAGGATCCCCGGCCGCACGATGCCCACGACGCCGAGCACCGTGTTGATCACGAACAGCACCAGCGACGCCGCGATCAGCTTGTTGCGCAACGCCCGCGAGCCCGCGTGCGCGAAGTCCGAGTTGTCGTACGCCGCCCGCAGCGCGTCCACCACGATCGCCCGCTCCACCGCCGGCGCGAACTCCCCCGGCCGCAACGCCTCCAGCGCACGGCGGCGCGGATCGTCGTCGTCCAGGTACTGCGCCACCCGCGCCTGCAACCCCGGCAACCGCCCCAGGAACCCGCGCTCGGCCGAGATCGTCGCCACCTCGGCCTCGTGCAGCGCGCGCCAGGCCCGTTCGATGTACCAGCCCGACCACCACGACGGCACCATGCGCCACCACGGCTCGCGATCGCTCAGCATCGCCTCCACGACCGCCGCCTGCTCCTCGGCGGTGCGCCGCCAGACATCGCCCTCGGGATCGACCGGGTCGGGCGGGCCGAGCGCAGCCAGATCCGCGCGGACCCGGTCCAACCGGGACTGCACGACGAGTCGCCAGTCGGTGACTCTGGGTTTGCGTTCGGCCATGAAGTGATGGTGACAGGCACCCCTGACAATTTCCGCAGCCATCCGTGTGACGTGCGAAAACGTCACCAAATCATCAATATCCACTTGTGCTTATATACGCAACACGTTATACAACTCACCGTGGACGTCTTCGAGGCCGTGGCCGAACCCCACCGCAGGCACCTCATCAGCCTGCTGGCCGAACACGAGCGCACCGCGGGCGAGCTCGTCGACAGCCTGCCGTCACTGACCCAGCCGGCCGTGTCACGCCACCTCCGCGTGCTCAGGGAGGTCGGCCTGGTCGAGGTGCGGCCCGACGGCCAACGCCGCATCTACGCGCTCAAACCCGATGGCCTGCAACGCATCGACGACTGGATCACCCCGTACCGCCGCTTCTGGCGCAACCACCTCGACGCACTCGAACAGCACCTGGAGGACGAATGAACTTCGGCACCGTCACCGTCGAGGGCGACCACGCCGTCCTCACCTTCGAACGCAGGCTCAGGTTCCCGATCGACCGCGTCTGGTCCGCCATCACCGACGACGCCGAGCGCAAGGCGTGGTTCGGCCACGGCACCGTGGACCCGCACGGCAAAGAGGTCGTCATCGAGCCCGAGGACCCGCCCGCGCCGATGGAGGCCAAGCGCGTCACCGGCCGCATCCTGACCTGGCAGCCACCGGAGAACGGCCACGCCGTCTTCGAACACGAGTGGCACCAACGGATCGTGGAGGACAGCGTCGTGCGCTACGAGCTCACGGCGGACGGCGACGAGACGGTGCTGACGTTCACCCACCGCGGACTGTCCGAACGCAACGCCAAGGGCTTCGCGCCGGGCACGCACGCGTTCCTCGACCGGGCGGAGGCTCATCTCAACGGCGAGCAGCCGCCGAACTGGGACGAGCGCTACGCCGAGGTCGCGCCGGACTACCCGTCCTGGGGCTAGCTGACAGCCAGCCGTTGGGCTGCCTCGAAGCGCTTGTCCGGGTTGCCGAGGTAGGCCCA from Lentzea guizhouensis harbors:
- a CDS encoding DUF2332 domain-containing protein, which translates into the protein MLAELFAAAAHGCRDRSPLTQRLLADAADDLSRGGVTARIMAGAERDREGSVPGLRFAGAVHRLVLEGRAPALAKHYPSVGGQPDLPRLWEDALPALNEYTALLRHRIGATVVQTNEPGRCAPLYGGLLVAAQEAAKAAGRQVPFCVRLLEVGASGGLNLRPHHVAYRLDDGTTLGDPGSTLVLDPEWTGRPPADLTHRLRVVGRAGCDLQPVDVSTEDGRLHLSSFVWADQLNRWNRLRDALDLAAADPVKVDRAAGPEWLAKHLARAERDVLTVVWHSVVWQYVSPADRAMGRAVLADAAAKATPTTPLALLVFEPRREIDYRFALMLKIWPAGISLCLGVGVGHGIPFTWDVTPWE
- a CDS encoding metallophosphoesterase family protein, coding for MVRVLAVADEVVEQLWTDQVHAHSGVDLVLAAGDLPFDYLEFLANALDKPLVFVPGNHDADLSGYSNVRGLWTKAGVPVRWPGPTGAVNADERVVDVAGLRIAGLGGSIRYNKGPNQWTERQQARRARRVSRLAGWRRLRDGRGVDVLLTHSPPLDCGDEPDAPHRGFGCLHDLVSRLRPPFLLHGHIHPHGVPRPDRALGDTRVVNVVGFKVLTIPGAHDET
- a CDS encoding ParB N-terminal domain-containing protein; the encoded protein is MRRDTGFPLADAENDFTRARRGQVMSRLAAWLRREPDDVNIMLPFHEVVDALGMVSEKRLGLQNIRLDSIVGSVDRGRDFDRRFRPTSGRVRERWQRLALATRRGESIPPIEVYRIGELHFIIDGHHRVSVAHALGLTTIDAYVTQVITRINAAGIRYRGDLIVKDYRRLFLDRVPLVGEARAAVVLSDPWDYAELGECVEAWGFRLSQDERVFLDRGVVARRWYAEEYRPVVAMLRQADMVGDRTEAEAYLWVAAERYRLIRTHRWDAEVINAVRAESGVQRRADRG
- a CDS encoding GNAT family N-acetyltransferase, whose amino-acid sequence is MTDLETARLALRPWTALDVKQVVAGDRQPSWAADFPAEGDTVIAGVLAENPAWLSPFGHRLIIERASGEVVGSLGLFWPPMDGCVEIGYGVVPSRQGLGYAAEAAAALAEFALTSDDVHTVHASVEQTNPASARVLEKAGFERFGETDELFSYRRGPGTPS
- a CDS encoding ArsR/SmtB family transcription factor, translated to MDVFEAVAEPHRRHLISLLAEHERTAGELVDSLPSLTQPAVSRHLRVLREVGLVEVRPDGQRRIYALKPDGLQRIDDWITPYRRFWRNHLDALEQHLEDE
- a CDS encoding SRPBCC family protein, with the protein product MNFGTVTVEGDHAVLTFERRLRFPIDRVWSAITDDAERKAWFGHGTVDPHGKEVVIEPEDPPAPMEAKRVTGRILTWQPPENGHAVFEHEWHQRIVEDSVVRYELTADGDETVLTFTHRGLSERNAKGFAPGTHAFLDRAEAHLNGEQPPNWDERYAEVAPDYPSWG